A region from the Curtobacterium sp. MCBA15_012 genome encodes:
- a CDS encoding HD domain-containing protein — protein sequence MNPEPPTTPVVRRPAPDHLHRTVTSMPGARTVLDALHPLGRPLVVGGTVRDALLREAGRPVPGTAAGDLDVELHTGHGVDRVVAALREVGASVVRAGARFEVCKVALDGTQVDVAVVPAALEPDTGFRDASARRDFTVDAVAWDPHEDVLLDAHGGLEDVRSGVLRHTSDRFVEDPLRVLRAVQLVARYGFVVHPDTVALARRTSDRWTEIAPDRVWPELRRLASGDHVAAALEVLHAVDWERHLPELAAVRDVPQDPSWHPEGPVHVHLGLAGDAAARACTADGVTGEDRVVAVLGAVLHDLGKAGDGTQVVDEDGRRRIRSLGHEVTGAEAARALLRRVGAPRSVTERIARIVREHMVPHSTGGAAPTVPAARRLLRRLGGTRADVDAWARVCAADVHGRGSTCGVPQGVGTSTSSTSSTRLPDPVARWLRVLTSDAVLGRRTPLLTGRDLLDAGLAPGPAFRAVLDAATAAQDDGVFDDVDGARRWLAAHIAER from the coding sequence GTGAACCCCGAACCGCCCACCACGCCCGTCGTCCGTCGCCCCGCACCGGACCACCTGCACCGCACGGTCACGTCGATGCCCGGCGCACGGACCGTGCTCGACGCCCTGCACCCGCTCGGCCGCCCGCTCGTCGTGGGCGGGACCGTCCGCGACGCCCTGCTCCGCGAGGCCGGACGTCCGGTGCCGGGGACGGCCGCCGGGGACCTCGACGTGGAGCTCCACACGGGGCACGGCGTCGACCGGGTCGTCGCGGCGCTCCGGGAGGTCGGCGCATCCGTCGTCCGCGCCGGAGCCCGGTTCGAGGTGTGCAAGGTCGCGCTCGACGGTACCCAGGTCGACGTCGCGGTCGTCCCCGCTGCACTCGAGCCCGACACGGGCTTCCGGGACGCCTCGGCACGCCGCGACTTCACGGTCGACGCCGTCGCGTGGGACCCGCACGAGGACGTCCTGCTCGACGCGCACGGCGGCCTCGAGGACGTCCGGTCCGGTGTCCTCCGGCACACGTCCGACCGGTTCGTCGAGGACCCGCTCCGGGTGCTCCGCGCGGTGCAGCTGGTCGCGCGGTACGGCTTCGTCGTGCACCCCGACACGGTCGCCCTCGCGCGGCGCACGAGCGACCGCTGGACCGAGATCGCACCCGACCGGGTCTGGCCGGAGCTCCGCCGGCTCGCGTCCGGCGACCACGTCGCAGCGGCGCTCGAGGTCCTGCACGCGGTCGACTGGGAGCGGCACCTGCCCGAGCTCGCGGCGGTCCGGGACGTCCCGCAGGACCCGTCCTGGCACCCCGAGGGTCCGGTGCACGTCCACCTCGGGCTCGCGGGCGACGCTGCCGCTCGTGCCTGCACCGCCGACGGGGTCACCGGCGAGGACCGCGTGGTCGCCGTGCTCGGCGCGGTCCTGCACGACCTCGGCAAGGCCGGCGACGGGACGCAGGTCGTCGACGAGGACGGGCGACGGCGGATCCGGAGCCTCGGCCACGAGGTCACCGGTGCCGAGGCGGCCCGCGCGCTGCTCCGTCGCGTCGGGGCACCGCGGTCCGTCACCGAGCGCATCGCCCGGATCGTCCGCGAGCACATGGTGCCGCACTCGACCGGCGGGGCCGCCCCGACGGTGCCGGCGGCGCGTCGCCTGCTCCGTCGCCTCGGTGGGACGCGGGCCGACGTCGACGCGTGGGCGCGGGTCTGCGCGGCCGACGTGCACGGGCGTGGGAGCACCTGCGGCGTCCCGCAGGGCGTCGGCACGAGCACGTCGAGCACGTCGAGCACGAGGCTGCCGGACCCCGTCGCGCGGTGGCTCCGGGTGCTGACGAGCGACGCGGTCCTCGGACGCCGCACGCCGCTGCTCACCGGGCGTGACCTGCTCGACGCCGGGCTCGCTCCGGGGCCCGCGTTCCGGGCGGTGCTCGACGCGGCGACGGCCGCGCAGGACGACGGCGTCTTCGACGACGTCGACGGCGCCCGCAGGTGGCTGGCCGCGCACATCGCCGAGCGCTGA
- a CDS encoding NAD(P)/FAD-dependent oxidoreductase has product MADSIPHVLVLGGGSAGYTTVKQLQKHAATVPMRITLVDQNTYYTYLPFLPEVAGGHIAPKDVTFELRRALKKTRVIQGKVTGISSKDKTVSIATAGGDDRTLGYDQLVVALGSVTRTFPTPGLDEVGVGFKTVEEAAYVRAKLLDNIAKAAATRDEDERRRLLTSIFIGGGYTGVEAIGELFDVSQAAIKTYPSLAGEQPRWVLIDALDRVAPEVGPELSKWTLESLRARGIDVRLKTTMPSCEGGVVKLSDGDEFATGLLVWTAGVKPNPLLDATDLPRGPKGHLAANAKLQVEAEDTHEVVPGAWGLGDVAQVPDLTAEKQPAYYPPNAQNAVRQAVVAADNVVATITGKPLEEYRHPSIGTVASYGVAKGAANIKGVKMTNLFAWLAHRAYHVYAMPTLNRKVRIVIGWVTGAVSGRDATSLIKETDPRRTFVEASKS; this is encoded by the coding sequence ATGGCAGACTCCATCCCCCACGTCCTCGTCCTCGGCGGCGGCTCCGCCGGCTACACCACGGTCAAGCAGCTGCAGAAGCACGCAGCGACCGTGCCGATGCGCATCACGCTGGTGGACCAGAACACGTACTACACGTACCTGCCGTTCCTGCCCGAGGTCGCCGGCGGCCACATCGCGCCGAAGGACGTCACCTTCGAGCTGCGTCGCGCGCTGAAGAAGACCCGCGTCATCCAGGGCAAGGTCACCGGGATCTCGTCGAAGGACAAGACCGTCTCGATCGCCACCGCCGGCGGCGACGACCGCACGCTCGGCTACGACCAGCTCGTCGTCGCGCTCGGCTCGGTCACACGCACCTTCCCGACCCCGGGCCTCGACGAGGTCGGCGTCGGCTTCAAGACCGTGGAGGAGGCCGCCTACGTGCGCGCCAAGCTCCTCGACAACATCGCCAAGGCGGCTGCCACCCGCGACGAGGACGAGCGTCGCCGGCTGCTCACGAGCATCTTCATCGGCGGCGGCTACACCGGCGTCGAGGCGATCGGTGAGCTCTTCGACGTGTCCCAGGCCGCCATCAAGACGTACCCGTCGCTCGCCGGCGAGCAGCCGCGCTGGGTCCTCATCGACGCGCTCGACCGCGTCGCGCCCGAGGTCGGCCCGGAGCTGTCCAAGTGGACGCTCGAGTCGCTCCGTGCCCGCGGCATCGACGTGCGCCTGAAGACCACCATGCCGAGCTGCGAGGGCGGCGTCGTCAAGCTGTCCGACGGCGACGAGTTCGCGACCGGCCTGCTCGTCTGGACGGCCGGCGTCAAGCCGAACCCGCTCCTCGACGCGACCGACCTGCCGCGCGGTCCGAAGGGCCACCTCGCCGCGAACGCCAAGCTCCAGGTCGAGGCCGAGGACACCCACGAGGTCGTCCCGGGCGCCTGGGGTCTCGGTGACGTCGCCCAGGTCCCCGACCTGACCGCCGAGAAGCAGCCGGCGTACTACCCGCCGAACGCGCAGAACGCCGTCCGTCAGGCCGTCGTCGCCGCCGACAACGTGGTCGCCACGATCACCGGCAAGCCGCTCGAGGAGTACCGCCACCCGTCCATCGGCACGGTCGCCTCGTACGGTGTCGCGAAGGGCGCCGCGAACATCAAGGGCGTCAAGATGACGAACCTGTTCGCGTGGCTCGCCCACCGCGCGTACCACGTGTACGCGATGCCGACGCTGAACCGCAAGGTCCGCATCGTGATCGGCTGGGTCACGGGCGCGGTCTCGGGCCGCGACGCGACCTCGCTCATCAAGGAGACCGACCCGCGTCGCACCTTCGTCGAGGCGTCGAAGAGCTGA
- a CDS encoding DEAD/DEAH box helicase: MQAENAGNAAAEHLSPAFPERAAWGTASKLRAWQVEALTKYFEKEPRDFLAAATPGAGKTTFALRLATELLARGTIDRIIVVAPTEHLKRQWADSADRVGIRLDPMFKNGDGMYGRHYQGVAITYAQVGMNPEVHQRITEGGRTLVILDEVHHGGDALTWGDGIREAFTKATRRLSLSGTPFRSDTAPIPFVQYAPDEQGIRTSVSDYNYGYGRALKDGVVRPVLFMAYAGQMRWKTRMGDEMSASLGEQVTKDITAQAWRTALSPDGEWMPAVLSAADKRLTEVRRGVPDAGGLVIATDTTTARAYARILQQITGERPTVVLSDEAAGSSRIQAFAEDTSRWMVAVRMVSEGVDVPRLCVGVYATSASTPLFFAQVIGRFVRARRRGETASVFLPSVPNLMALAATLELERDHALDRPKDADDGMYNPEDAMVAEANKEDRASESLLEVQPFQALDSQASFDRVLYDGGEFGTGGEVGSLEELDFIGIPGLLEPDQVRDLLRARQATQAKRSRGRTAKDGMPKQQPAPDRPMYQTLKEQRTELARLVSIWSRHANEPHGAIHAELRRISGGPAVAQASIEQIQKRIDVLRSRIGNRR, encoded by the coding sequence GTGCAGGCCGAGAACGCGGGCAACGCGGCGGCCGAGCACCTGTCCCCGGCCTTCCCCGAGCGTGCTGCGTGGGGAACGGCGTCGAAGCTCCGCGCCTGGCAGGTCGAGGCCCTCACGAAGTACTTCGAGAAGGAGCCGCGGGACTTCCTCGCGGCCGCGACCCCGGGCGCCGGCAAGACCACCTTCGCGCTCCGGCTCGCGACCGAGCTCCTCGCCCGCGGCACGATCGACCGGATCATCGTCGTCGCGCCGACCGAGCACCTCAAGCGGCAGTGGGCGGACTCCGCCGACCGCGTGGGCATCCGGCTCGACCCGATGTTCAAGAACGGCGACGGCATGTACGGGCGCCACTACCAGGGCGTCGCGATCACCTACGCGCAGGTCGGCATGAACCCCGAGGTGCACCAGCGGATCACCGAGGGCGGCCGCACGCTCGTGATCCTCGACGAGGTCCACCACGGCGGCGACGCGCTCACGTGGGGCGACGGCATCCGCGAGGCGTTCACCAAGGCCACACGCCGCCTGTCGCTGTCCGGGACCCCGTTCCGCTCCGACACCGCGCCGATCCCGTTCGTGCAGTACGCCCCCGACGAGCAGGGCATCCGCACCTCGGTCTCCGATTACAACTACGGCTACGGCCGCGCGCTCAAGGACGGCGTGGTCCGGCCGGTGCTGTTCATGGCGTACGCCGGGCAGATGCGCTGGAAGACCCGGATGGGCGACGAGATGTCGGCGTCCCTCGGCGAGCAGGTGACGAAGGACATCACCGCCCAGGCCTGGCGCACGGCGCTGTCGCCCGACGGCGAGTGGATGCCCGCGGTGCTGTCGGCCGCCGACAAGCGCCTCACCGAGGTCCGCCGCGGGGTCCCCGACGCCGGCGGTCTGGTCATCGCCACCGACACCACCACCGCGCGCGCCTACGCCCGGATCCTGCAGCAGATCACGGGGGAGCGGCCGACCGTGGTGCTCTCCGACGAGGCCGCCGGCTCGAGCCGGATCCAGGCCTTCGCCGAGGACACCTCGCGGTGGATGGTCGCGGTCCGGATGGTGTCCGAGGGCGTCGACGTCCCGCGGCTCTGCGTCGGCGTGTACGCCACGAGCGCGAGCACCCCGCTGTTCTTCGCCCAGGTGATCGGCCGCTTCGTGCGTGCCCGACGCCGCGGCGAGACCGCGAGCGTGTTCCTGCCGAGCGTGCCGAACCTCATGGCACTGGCGGCGACCCTCGAGCTCGAGCGCGACCACGCCCTCGACCGTCCCAAGGACGCCGACGACGGGATGTACAACCCCGAGGACGCCATGGTCGCCGAGGCGAACAAGGAGGACCGTGCCTCCGAGAGCCTCCTCGAGGTGCAGCCGTTCCAGGCGCTCGACTCGCAGGCGTCGTTCGACCGCGTCCTCTACGACGGCGGCGAGTTCGGGACCGGCGGCGAGGTCGGCTCGCTCGAGGAACTCGACTTCATCGGGATCCCGGGGCTGCTCGAACCCGACCAGGTGCGCGACCTGCTCCGGGCACGACAGGCGACCCAGGCGAAGCGCTCCCGCGGCCGGACCGCCAAGGACGGCATGCCGAAGCAGCAGCCCGCCCCCGACCGCCCGATGTACCAGACGCTCAAGGAGCAGCGCACCGAGCTCGCGCGGCTCGTGTCGATCTGGTCCCGGCACGCGAACGAGCCGCACGGCGCGATCCACGCCGAGCTCCGTCGCATCAGCGGGGGACCGGCCGTCGCGCAGGCGAGCATCGAGCAGATCCAGAAGCGCATCGACGTGCTGCGCTCCCGTATCGGCAACCGACGGTGA
- the dinB gene encoding DNA polymerase IV: MSKQDGRNRLVSDRPVDDVTATVLHVDMDAFFASVELLDRPDLRGLPVIVGHDSDRSVVTAATYEARKYGVNSAMPMAVAKRRCPNAVIVEPHFEKYTAKSAAVMRVFGEFTPRVEKLGIDEAFLDVAGAMRLYGTPWQIGTAIRAAVLRETGLHCSVGAASTKFVAKLASSRAKPDGLLVVPAEHTVAFLHPQPVSALWGVGGTTQEKLERRGIRTVGDLAHTPLASLVAALGPAGGQRLHDLSWGRDPRVVDTGVSEKSIGHEVTFGRDLTERDDVARELLRLADKVAVRLRRAEVQARTVALKVRYTDFSTLTRSRTLAEPTDVAKRLHHEAVELYDVLHRPGNRIRLIGVRGENLVPAAASNALWDDDAPWRDTETTVDAVAARFGAGVLRPASLVRGTPEQRPPHARQDPA; this comes from the coding sequence GTGAGCAAGCAGGACGGACGCAACCGGTTGGTCTCGGACCGACCGGTCGACGACGTGACGGCGACGGTGCTGCACGTCGACATGGACGCGTTCTTCGCCTCCGTCGAGCTGCTCGACCGCCCCGACCTCCGCGGTCTGCCCGTCATCGTCGGCCACGACTCCGACCGGTCCGTCGTCACCGCCGCGACGTACGAGGCCCGGAAGTACGGCGTGAACTCCGCGATGCCGATGGCCGTCGCCAAGCGTCGTTGCCCGAACGCGGTCATCGTCGAACCCCACTTCGAGAAGTACACGGCCAAGTCCGCCGCGGTGATGCGCGTGTTCGGCGAGTTCACGCCCCGGGTCGAGAAGCTCGGCATCGACGAGGCGTTCCTCGACGTCGCCGGGGCCATGCGCCTGTACGGCACGCCGTGGCAGATCGGCACCGCGATCCGCGCCGCCGTCCTCCGCGAGACCGGCCTGCACTGCTCGGTCGGCGCCGCGTCCACGAAGTTCGTCGCCAAGCTCGCGTCGAGCCGGGCGAAGCCGGACGGGCTCCTCGTCGTGCCGGCCGAGCACACGGTCGCGTTCCTGCACCCGCAACCGGTGTCGGCGCTGTGGGGCGTCGGCGGCACCACCCAGGAGAAGCTCGAGCGCCGCGGCATCCGCACCGTCGGCGACCTCGCACACACCCCACTGGCGTCGCTCGTCGCCGCCCTCGGTCCGGCCGGCGGGCAGCGCCTGCACGACCTGTCCTGGGGCCGGGACCCGCGCGTGGTCGACACGGGCGTGAGCGAGAAGTCGATCGGGCACGAGGTCACGTTCGGCCGCGACCTCACCGAGCGCGACGACGTCGCACGCGAACTGCTCCGCCTGGCCGACAAGGTGGCCGTGCGCCTGCGCCGAGCCGAGGTCCAGGCCCGCACCGTCGCCCTCAAGGTCCGCTACACCGACTTCAGCACGCTGACCCGGTCGCGCACGCTCGCCGAGCCCACCGACGTGGCGAAGCGCCTGCACCACGAGGCGGTCGAGCTGTACGACGTCCTGCACCGTCCGGGCAACCGGATCCGGCTCATCGGGGTCCGCGGCGAGAACCTCGTGCCGGCGGCCGCGAGCAACGCACTGTGGGACGACGACGCGCCGTGGCGGGACACCGAGACGACCGTCGACGCGGTCGCCGCGCGGTTCGGCGCCGGCGTGCTGCGGCCCGCGTCGCTCGTCCGCGGCACGCCCGAGCAGCGGCCGCCGCACGCCCGACAGGACCCGGCGTGA
- a CDS encoding acyl-CoA dehydrogenase family protein, which translates to MTKATSPGWTLPDDLLARIAERAPRYDAENTFCTEDLDELRAAGWLRIGVPVEQGGSGLGLAATVALQQRLAQAAPATALGLGMHQVWVQAARSVSARGGAFLQTVTDHAADDHLLAFGVSEPDNDAVLFDSSTTAEPDGDGGYRFTGTKVSTSLAPAWDVLSVFGKDTTGPEPRLVHGFVLRSDGDVEHVDDWDTLGMRATQSRTTRLLGVHVPAERIVRSLPVGPTADPLVFGIFAAFELLVAAVYVGVASRAVELAVAAVSGRRGRDGVARSQDPDVRRAVADMRGAVDAVALQVGSLARSVDDGDDLGARWFPLLVGTKARTVDAARHVVDEAMRVVGGSAYAATSELSRLARDVRAGQYHPSTRDSAARTIAAAELGPLP; encoded by the coding sequence ATGACGAAGGCCACCTCGCCGGGCTGGACCCTGCCGGACGACCTGCTCGCGCGGATCGCCGAGCGGGCCCCGCGGTACGACGCCGAGAACACGTTCTGCACCGAGGACCTCGACGAGCTCCGCGCCGCCGGGTGGCTCCGGATCGGTGTGCCCGTCGAGCAGGGCGGCTCGGGCCTCGGCCTCGCCGCGACCGTCGCGCTCCAGCAGCGCCTCGCGCAGGCGGCGCCGGCGACCGCGCTCGGGCTCGGGATGCACCAGGTGTGGGTGCAGGCGGCCCGCAGCGTGTCCGCGCGGGGCGGGGCGTTCCTCCAGACCGTCACCGACCACGCGGCGGACGACCACCTGCTCGCGTTCGGGGTGAGCGAACCCGACAACGACGCCGTCCTGTTCGACTCGTCGACGACGGCGGAGCCGGACGGCGACGGCGGCTACCGCTTCACCGGCACGAAGGTGTCCACGTCCCTCGCACCGGCCTGGGACGTGCTGAGCGTCTTCGGCAAGGACACCACCGGTCCCGAGCCGCGGCTCGTGCACGGGTTCGTGCTCCGCTCGGACGGCGACGTCGAGCACGTGGACGACTGGGACACGCTCGGCATGCGCGCGACGCAGAGCCGCACGACCCGACTGCTCGGCGTGCACGTCCCGGCCGAGCGCATCGTGCGGTCGCTGCCCGTGGGTCCGACCGCCGACCCGCTCGTCTTCGGGATCTTCGCCGCGTTCGAGCTGCTCGTCGCCGCGGTGTACGTCGGCGTCGCGTCCCGCGCGGTGGAGCTGGCGGTCGCGGCGGTGTCCGGTCGACGTGGCCGGGATGGCGTCGCGCGGTCGCAGGACCCGGACGTCCGTCGGGCGGTCGCCGACATGCGCGGTGCCGTCGACGCGGTCGCGCTGCAGGTCGGGTCGCTCGCACGGTCGGTGGACGACGGCGACGACCTCGGCGCGCGGTGGTTCCCGCTGCTCGTCGGGACGAAGGCGCGGACGGTCGACGCGGCGCGGCACGTCGTGGACGAGGCGATGCGCGTGGTCGGCGGCTCCGCGTACGCGGCGACGTCGGAGTTGTCGCGGCTCGCCCGTGACGTCCGCGCCGGCCAGTACCACCCGTCGACGCGCGACTCGGCAGCCCGGACGATCGCGGCGGCCGAGCTGGGGCCGCTGCCGTAG
- a CDS encoding SGNH/GDSL hydrolase family protein: MSDRHPWSRYVAIGDSFTEGIGDPDPTARGGHRGWADRVAEVLAARTDDFAYANLAVRGRLLGQIVDEQVEPALALRPDLVTVSAGGNDIIRPGSDPDELAERFDRMVERLRSGGATVVLFTGPDVGMTPVLGMVRGKTAVYNENLHAIALKHGARVADMWALRVLRDPRMWAPDRLHHSPTGHATVAAAVLDTLGVDHGLAPSTPEPLEARPWREARVEDLGWAREYLVPWVVRRIRHTSSGDGISAKRPELQPVDRRSTTP; encoded by the coding sequence GTGTCAGATCGTCATCCGTGGTCCAGGTACGTCGCGATCGGTGACTCGTTCACCGAGGGGATCGGCGACCCCGACCCCACCGCCCGGGGCGGCCACCGCGGGTGGGCGGACCGCGTCGCCGAGGTGCTCGCCGCCCGGACCGACGACTTCGCCTACGCGAACCTCGCGGTCCGCGGGCGGCTCCTCGGGCAGATCGTCGACGAACAGGTCGAGCCGGCCCTCGCGCTCCGCCCGGACCTCGTCACGGTGTCCGCGGGGGGCAACGACATCATCCGCCCCGGTTCGGACCCGGACGAGCTCGCCGAGCGGTTCGACCGCATGGTCGAGCGGCTCCGGAGCGGCGGGGCGACCGTGGTGCTCTTCACCGGCCCGGACGTCGGCATGACGCCGGTCCTCGGCATGGTCCGGGGCAAGACGGCGGTCTACAACGAGAACCTGCACGCGATCGCGCTGAAGCACGGCGCACGCGTGGCCGACATGTGGGCGCTCCGGGTGCTCCGGGACCCGCGGATGTGGGCGCCGGACCGACTGCACCACTCCCCGACCGGCCACGCGACGGTCGCGGCCGCGGTGCTCGACACCCTCGGCGTCGACCACGGGCTCGCGCCGTCGACGCCCGAGCCGCTCGAGGCCCGGCCGTGGCGCGAGGCCCGCGTCGAGGACCTCGGCTGGGCGCGCGAGTACCTCGTGCCGTGGGTCGTGCGCCGGATCCGGCACACGTCCTCCGGCGACGGGATCAGCGCCAAGCGTCCCGAGCTGCAGCCCGTCGACCGGCGCTCCACGACCCCGTAG
- a CDS encoding serine hydrolase, with product MTTTFPRSTPSALGIDARGVSAFLDALESTPDVEPHSIVLLRHGQLAAQGWWAPYAPERVHLLYSLSKSFTAAGVGLAVREGLVDLDATVLSYFPELDADVTDDRSRRIRVRHLLAMASGHREETLDRARAADPHDLVRGFLLTPPDEEPGTVFAYNQPCTYTLAAIVRRVTGGSLVDWLRPRLLDPLGIDDLAWKRDETGAELGFSGCHAPTSAVAALGQLYLQRGVWDGQRILDEDWVDAATSAQVANPDEANPDWSQGYGFQFWMARHGFRGDGAYGQFCVVLPEQDVVLALTGQSLDMQAVLDAAWAHLLPAIAPVDDAAADDAARDTTADDGLEARLAALGLPPVAGSAPTDDAAGSYDATGVVDGVRLAADADGWRVTLDVDGGILSAPVGVGEWRVEGPLAASAAVDTDGAVQLDVRFVETPHLLHVRLDVAAGTATSVWATQPLHDGPLTLRRPAD from the coding sequence GTGACGACGACGTTCCCCCGGTCCACCCCGTCCGCCCTCGGCATCGACGCGCGCGGGGTGTCCGCGTTCCTCGACGCCCTCGAGTCGACGCCCGACGTGGAGCCGCACAGCATCGTGCTGCTCCGGCACGGGCAGCTCGCCGCGCAGGGCTGGTGGGCCCCGTACGCCCCGGAGCGCGTGCACCTGCTCTACTCGCTCAGCAAGAGCTTCACCGCCGCCGGCGTCGGGCTCGCCGTCCGCGAGGGCCTGGTCGACCTCGACGCAACGGTCCTGTCGTACTTCCCGGAGCTCGACGCCGACGTCACCGACGACCGCAGTCGACGGATCCGCGTGCGGCACCTCCTCGCGATGGCGTCCGGGCACCGCGAGGAGACCCTCGACCGGGCCCGCGCCGCCGACCCGCACGACCTGGTCCGGGGCTTCCTGCTCACCCCGCCGGACGAGGAGCCCGGCACCGTCTTCGCCTACAACCAGCCCTGCACCTACACGCTCGCAGCGATCGTCCGGCGGGTCACCGGCGGGTCCCTCGTGGACTGGCTCCGCCCGCGGCTCCTCGACCCGCTCGGGATCGACGACCTGGCGTGGAAGCGCGACGAGACCGGTGCGGAGCTCGGCTTCAGCGGCTGCCACGCGCCGACCTCGGCCGTCGCGGCGCTCGGACAGCTGTACCTGCAGCGCGGCGTGTGGGACGGGCAGCGCATCCTCGACGAGGACTGGGTCGACGCGGCGACGAGCGCGCAGGTCGCGAACCCGGACGAGGCGAACCCCGACTGGAGCCAGGGCTACGGCTTCCAGTTCTGGATGGCGCGTCACGGCTTCCGCGGCGACGGCGCGTACGGGCAGTTCTGCGTGGTCCTGCCGGAGCAGGACGTCGTCCTCGCGCTCACCGGGCAGAGCCTGGACATGCAGGCCGTCCTCGACGCGGCGTGGGCACACCTCCTGCCGGCGATCGCCCCGGTGGACGACGCGGCGGCTGACGACGCGGCGCGCGACACGACGGCGGACGACGGCCTGGAGGCGCGGCTCGCCGCCCTGGGGCTGCCTCCCGTCGCGGGGTCGGCACCGACCGACGACGCGGCCGGCTCGTACGACGCGACCGGCGTGGTGGACGGGGTCCGCCTCGCGGCGGACGCCGACGGCTGGCGGGTCACGCTCGACGTCGACGGCGGCATCCTGTCCGCACCGGTCGGCGTGGGGGAGTGGCGGGTCGAGGGCCCGCTCGCCGCGAGTGCCGCGGTCGACACCGACGGGGCGGTGCAGCTGGACGTGCGGTTCGTCGAGACGCCGCACCTGCTGCACGTGCGGCTCGACGTCGCGGCCGGGACCGCCACCTCGGTGTGGGCGACGCAGCCGCTGCACGACGGACCGTTGACGCTCCGCCGTCCCGCCGACTGA
- a CDS encoding D-alanyl-D-alanine carboxypeptidase family protein codes for MPSVVRRPRSAVRRPVTISVVAVLLLVVGYLVAAAVVPFAPASARTTTYAAPTSTVPDLSFPAYGATAVEATDFPESLRTSGDRTPRSIASISKVVTALVVLDAKPLQQGQAGPTIAFDAQMQALYAQYLAQDGEVAPMPAGLQLSEYQTLQVMLMKSANNYAGALALWAFGSMDAYRSAADRWLDAHGLDHTTIREPTGLDAGNTSTATDLVDLGQLALANPVVKEVVGTKQATIPGAGAIENSNKLLGMDGVEGIKTGTLDEAGACLLFAATYERGGRTVTVVGAMLGGVDHAALDGDVQRLLRSVADNFHLVTLTHAGQTFGTFSTPWRDEADAVAARAAEVLVWGRTTVTAKTTLEQVTFGTKGERVGTVRFTVSDHDPVTVPLVLERPIEDPGVWWRWTNPFQGTDA; via the coding sequence GTGCCGTCAGTCGTCCGTCGCCCCCGTTCCGCCGTCCGGAGGCCGGTGACGATCTCGGTCGTCGCCGTGCTCCTGCTCGTCGTGGGGTACCTCGTCGCCGCGGCCGTGGTGCCCTTCGCCCCGGCGAGTGCACGCACGACGACCTACGCGGCACCGACGTCGACGGTGCCGGACCTGTCGTTCCCCGCGTACGGGGCGACGGCGGTCGAGGCGACGGACTTCCCGGAGAGCCTGCGGACGAGCGGCGACCGCACGCCCCGGTCGATCGCGAGCATCTCGAAGGTCGTCACGGCGCTCGTCGTGCTCGACGCGAAGCCGCTCCAGCAGGGGCAGGCCGGTCCGACGATCGCGTTCGACGCGCAGATGCAGGCCCTCTACGCGCAGTACCTCGCCCAGGACGGCGAGGTCGCACCGATGCCGGCGGGGCTGCAGCTCTCCGAGTACCAGACGCTCCAGGTCATGCTCATGAAGTCGGCGAACAACTACGCGGGTGCCCTCGCGCTCTGGGCGTTCGGCTCGATGGACGCGTACCGGTCGGCTGCCGACCGGTGGCTCGACGCGCACGGCCTCGACCACACGACGATCCGCGAACCCACCGGGCTCGACGCGGGCAACACCTCGACCGCGACCGACCTCGTCGACCTCGGGCAGCTCGCCCTCGCGAACCCCGTCGTCAAGGAGGTCGTCGGGACGAAGCAGGCGACGATCCCCGGTGCGGGCGCGATCGAGAACTCGAACAAGCTGCTCGGGATGGACGGCGTCGAGGGCATCAAGACCGGCACGCTCGACGAGGCCGGCGCCTGTCTGCTGTTCGCCGCGACGTACGAGCGCGGCGGCCGCACGGTCACGGTGGTCGGCGCGATGCTCGGCGGGGTGGACCACGCGGCCCTCGACGGCGACGTGCAGCGCCTCCTGCGGTCCGTGGCCGACAACTTCCATCTCGTCACGCTCACCCACGCCGGTCAGACGTTCGGCACGTTCTCGACGCCGTGGCGCGACGAGGCCGACGCGGTGGCCGCGCGCGCGGCCGAGGTGCTCGTCTGGGGCAGGACGACCGTGACCGCGAAGACCACGCTCGAGCAGGTGACCTTCGGGACGAAGGGCGAACGGGTCGGCACGGTCCGGTTCACGGTGTCGGACCACGACCCGGTGACGGTGCCGCTCGTGCTCGAGCGCCCCATCGAGGACCCGGGCGTGTGGTGGCGCTGGACGAACCCGTTCCAGGGCACGGACGCCTGA